The Candidatus Binatia bacterium genomic interval CCGCCATGAAGGCCACGTACCTCGACTCCTCAGGCCAGGAACGGCCGATCGAGATGGGGTGCTACGGCATCGGCATCACGCGTACGGCGGCGGCCGCCGTCGAGCAGCACCATGACGATAATGGCATCATCTGGCCTCTAGCGCTGGCGCCGTTTCACGTGCAGCTCGTACCGATCAGTTGGACCGACGCGCGCATGCGCCAGACGGCGGAGGACCTGTACGCGAAGCTCCAGAGCGCCGGAGTCGAGGTGCTGCTCGACGATCGCGAGGAGCGTCCAGGTATCAAGTTCAAGGATGCGGATCTGATCGGTGTCCCGTTGCGGGTTACCATTGGGGCCAAGAGCCTCGAGCGGAACTGTGTCGAGCTCAAGCGGCGGGGAGAGCCCGCCGCACAGGATCTCCCGCTGGCGGATACGGTCGAGCGCCTGGCGGGCATGGTGCGTGCGGAACTGACATCATGAGCCTGCACTGGCCCTTCGGGATTCGGCAAGGCGGCATGCGGGCGCGCCTGATTTTCGCGCTCGACGTCGGCTCGGTGACCGAAGCGCTCGATTACGTCGATGCGCTCGCGCGTGAGGTCGGCATGTTCAAGGTCGGCAAGCAGCTATTCGTGCATGCCGGCCCGCAAGTCGTGCAGCTGATCCGTGAACGTGGCAGCGAGGTGTTTCTCGACCTGAAATTCCACGATATCCCACGCACCGTGGCCAAGGCCGCCGGCGAGGCAACGCGCATGGGCGTGCGCATGTTCGACGTCCATGCCTCGGGCAGCCTGGAGATGATGAAGCGCACGGTCGCGGAGGTCAGCAAGGTCTGTCGCAGCCAGGGCTTGCGACGGCCCAAGGTGCTGGCCGTGACGGTACTGACCAGCCTGAGCCGTGAGGACCTCAAACGCGTCGGCGTCGCCAGCGGGATCGAGAATCAGGTGGTGCGACTCGCCCGCTTATCGAAGGAAGCCGGCATGGATGGGGTGGTGGCATCGCCCCAGGAGATCGCGCCGATTCGCAAGGAATGCGGG includes:
- the pyrF gene encoding orotidine-5'-phosphate decarboxylase, translated to MSLHWPFGIRQGGMRARLIFALDVGSVTEALDYVDALAREVGMFKVGKQLFVHAGPQVVQLIRERGSEVFLDLKFHDIPRTVAKAAGEATRMGVRMFDVHASGSLEMMKRTVAEVSKVCRSQGLRRPKVLAVTVLTSLSREDLKRVGVASGIENQVVRLARLSKEAGMDGVVASPQEIAPIRKECGRGFLIVTPGVRLRGGTWEDQKRVTTPEAAIRAGADYLVVGQPIREAADPVAAAREIVAAMERGLTPPVRRSRSAAERPAE